The Cryptococcus gattii WM276 chromosome K, complete sequence genome contains the following window.
CGGGTTTAATGAATATCTTGAGGACGATCGGGCCGTAGCTATGGCGAGCCAAGATGGTCTTGAGGAACCGGGAGGATGATAAACTGAAGTAGCATGTTGAGTAATTAGTCTTTAGGTTATCGCGCTAACCGAGAACATACCTCTTGTCGTATGAAATGTCATTGCCAAGTTCGGCAACGTAAGAATCCAGAGCCGTTGAGCTAAGGACATTCAGCATCACTCGATTTGCTAGAAGAGGCTACCCACGCCCTGGCCATGGAAGATATGTTTCCCATTGGTGCAAGCCTTATCCCATAGAACTGGGAGTGGTCTCGCAAGCGCTATGCTCTTTGTCAACAACACTGGAGAGCCTTACTAATAATAGAGATGCTGCTCGCTGGTGGAGACAACACGACTGGGAATAAAGTCATGATGTCAATAAAAGTTACGTAATACTCGCCTCCACTCCGGACATGCTCTGTTGCTAATACGTCAGAAATTCTTCAGTTCTTCGGGACGGATCTGCGGTAAGTGGCATGTCTCCACATTAACTCGAAAACGACCCTTTCCCCCTACTACTGCCGGAGTATGCGCCCTCTACTTTTGGCCCTCCGGCGTCTCCCTACTTCCGCCATCCTCGGCCCCCCGAGAACGGCGTCCGCCGACCGCTACCTGGCGATTCACTACTTCTTCACACACCACGCCGTCCAGCCCACAACCAGCCCGATCTCACGCCATATCCCTCGCCGGCTCAattcatcctcttcaaaACGCTGCCTTGATTGCCCCACGGATCAGCCCGCCCCGAACCCCGACAATCCCACCCCACCGCCTCCTCAAGGACATGCCCAAGATTACGCACCATTTATCCAGAGGCTCATACGCCAATCAAAAGCCATCGCACCCAATTCTCCACATCGACCCAGCAAAGAAGAATTGCTGGAGGCCGCGAATGGGTGGTGGCAGCGTATGAGAATACGGCTCAAATGGTTTACCATTAGGGGCTGGAGAAGATTCAACACGGACGATATGAGTGCATTCGCCAGCTGGTTCTTAGTTGGAAACAGTAGGTCGGCGTGCTATTTTTCAGCGCAGAGGCTAACCCACATGCTAATCCATACTAGCTGTATGGATTCTAGTCGGAACGTGAGCATTCCTCTGCTCTTTTGATTTTGTTGTAAAGTCTGACTTCATCCTAGCACGACATTTGTTTCCGCAATATTTGCCCTTGCTAACTCACTTTCCTTGCAAGAATACCTGGCCCGTTGGTTATCCGATTATATGACATACAACACCGGCGTCACTGTCATTTTCGAATCTGCCATCGTCCCCAAATGGGGTTCCTCTCTCATCACATTCAAAAACGTCTACGTATCATGTCGTCCTGGTGAAGGCCCTTCATGCGCTCCAGTCGAAGGCGGTAAAAAACAAGTCAAAGCCGCAACCGCGAAGCCCCCATCGCCTGTCCCCTTCTTATCCTCCGCTATTTCTCCCGAGACTTACTTGGCTGCCCCACCTGCACCGCCAGAGGATAACTACACAATGTACGATGTAAACATTGACCAGCTCGAAGTTTCGCTCAGTTTTATGCGTTGGTTGGATGGTAAAGGTCTTGTGAAAGACGTGCGCATTAAAGGCCTCCGTGGCGTAGTCGATAGGCGATCGGTCTGGTGGGACCTTTCAAAACCTCTTGATCCTGCCGATTTCCGACATGCGACGCAAAAGGGGGATTTCGAGTTTGAATCATTTCATGTAGAAGATGCGCTCGTGACAGTGTACCAACCCGGGCTGAGGCCGTACAATGTGTCGATATTCAATATGATTGTTGGGCCGTTCAGAAAGAGGTGGTTATTTTATGATTTGATGAGCGCCGAGGGGATCACGGGACAGTTTGATAACTGTTTATTCAGTCTGCATATGCCTCAGAAACTAGGGAAATCGgtggaaaaggaaggaggaacGGTTAAGCGAATGGCAAGTCTTACCCCTCAACAATTTCTTTTCATATCGCTAACTCTCAAATGACAGGCCCGATTCCGAATTGATGGTCTCCCCATCGAACATGTCCAATACGCCTCTGGTTACACCCCGCCCATGTCATGGTTAACATCCGGCAAACTTGACGCTGTGCTCGATATCAAATTCCCCCATCACCCAGATGACCAAGTCGACCTTCAAGCGCTTTTTGCCGAAATTGGGCGGAATGTCGCTACCATCTCGCATGGCGTTCATCCAGATGATCCAGGAGATAAACTGAAAGGAGCGATTGAATCGGCCGAGAACAGTCTGGCAGGGGTTATCCCGGGACAACATCGGTTGGCGAGACCGCCACTGCGTGCACCGAAGAAGGGAGATTatgggaaagaagaggaagagcgaAAAGTGGTGGTGGATATCGATTTGAGATTTAGGGATTTGAAGGCTGCTGTGCCGCTGTATACGACAGATTTAACCGTTACCAACAATGCTTTGATCAGGCCTATCGTGGCGTTTATCAAGTAAGGCATATCTTCGATTTTATCAGTCCGCATAACTGATCATAGTTTTTTTCTCAGTGCAAATAAGACTCTAGTTCCAATCCACTGCCAAGTGGACGCCGATCTAAGCAACTTTGAAGGATCGTGGACCCTCTTTGAAAGTACGCCCTTTTTTCTCTCGTGGCGTGGTGTGCACCGCCTGACCGACTGATTTCTCTCCTTTGCTTCAGCCGGCTTGATGACATCCATATCTGACCAAATATACGAAGCCATGGCATTTCATGTTTCCTCAGAAGCCGCCAATTCTCGTCGTTTGAGGCAAGTTTCAGTATGGGGTATACAAAGGAGTGCAGAGATGTTGATTGATATGCTGAGAGGAGTGGTTGATCCTGTTGGGGCGCAATTTGCCACGGTATAATGAAAAGATGTAAGGATTAAAAAGAGAGGGTTTAAAATTTTTTGGGTTCCCGGTATACGAAGATTGCTATCCTTGTTGTTTTGTATCCATTGTATATCTCTGCCGCTATAATGTCTCATTATTTCAGAAGAAATGTTACACTTTTCAGACTTTCAAGCTATACTTGCATCGCATTGCTTAGGTAATTTATATGTCCTAATACTATGTACCCTTTTCATTTTTCCAGTAGGACAACGGGTTTCGTTTTCTGCATCAATAATCTTACGAGTGCGGCTATGTTGCAGGTGAGGGGGAGCATTAATCCCACTATTTGCCTACAAAGTACCTATACATGTCATGGCAGCACTATTACACAGCTCATCAGAGAGATCCCTTACAGACATTCAAGCACACGTGATGAAATTCTACTCGTACTAGTACAATATCAAAGTGGAATAACTTGCCCTTTTTGTTTGATAGTACAGCTCTGGCCTGTTCAATTCCATGACCACTACActttcttcatctttttcttctttccatcctcaaCAACAACACCGGCTGCGCTTGACGCCCTCTTGAGACTCGAGTTATGAACTTTGGCTGAAGAGAGTTTGGGCCTTGGCCGATTAACTATAGGTGGTTTACAAAACTCGCCTTGCTCGACTTCCGCGGCTATCTGATCATCCTTATACACACCCagttcttcttcaaatTCGGTAATATTGGATACCTGACCAAATTCTACTAACTGGCTAATAAGGCTGACATTCCATTAGTGCCAATTGAATATATATCAAGATTAAATACAATTGCAGACTGACTCTTTGTAAATCTTGCGACGGTCGACCCAATCTTTTCGCCACCTTATAAAATCTTTGTCGATCCTCTGGATGTCTTCAGCGGACATGGGCGTGATGGTCGATTGGCCTCCTGGCTCGCCACGGAATGGGACCAGAGCACTCAGAGTGGTTTCATTCTGACGGAATGAAATGTCACCTCCGCCATCACTGGGCACAATGAATCGGTGTACCAACCTCAGATTTGACTCGCCCAATCTCCTTTGCCAGCTCGACGGTCTTTGGCAATGCGGTCTTGGAAGAGTGCTCTACTCCTTTGTTCAATACATAAACCAACCAGTGGTACCTGACATACCATATTGAAGATGTCTTAGTgatttcttcctttcttcaAGCTGTGATTGCACATTCTTGATTTGACCGTCTAATGATGATAGTTCTTCTTTATCCAGAACGCTCAACAAGGACTATCATATTTAATCAGTGTAAAATGAAGGCTTGATCTGGAGAGGTACATGCCTGGTTATAGAGATACAGAAGCTGTTTTCCATAAGTTTTAACTGTTAACTGGTCCTTCTCTTAAACAGAGAGTCACCATCAGTGGATAACTAGTTAGACAGCAGTAGCATGATACCTACCTGCAAGAGTAGCTAGTATCTTGACAGCAGCAGTCTTGGGTACCTTATTCTTCAAGTTGGCAACAACATCAGCTATGTAAAAACTACAATCAGTTCAAAAGTATGGCGTCATGGAAATAGAGGGCCCATTGATCAAGGAAGCAAGTATGAAACATACCTGATGCGTATGGTCGGTCCATCTATTTTCATCATGCATCATGGTATTAGCCACTGCGCTAGTGAACCTCAAGCACACctctttcatgtagttAAGGACCATCTGGAAGAATGTCAACATTTCAACCACTATAGGCCTCGCACTTATAGTATCTTACTTCTTCGGCTGGTAGATGGCGCCGCAAGATTAGTAAATGAAGGAAGACCCCAGAGGGTGCCAAGGTCTGCGTGACTGCGCACCTTCATCACCTTTGACCTGTTTTTCCTTGGCTTCTTTCTTGGGGGGCATTTTGGAAGTTCCGGTTGCAACTCAATTACTCAGTACTCAACAGGGATTAACAATATACTTGAAGGTGCGCGCAGGAAGGAAGGACGACTGACGGATGACTCCCACGCACGCTGAGACTCGCTTGGTGGAGGCGGAAGCAAGTCGCGTTCGTTGTTGTCGCGTAAGATACACAGTTGTATTACGTCATGACAAAATCTGGTGAGCCTGATAATTGGGACAGAATATTACGTAACACATAAACATTTGAGTAATGTCCTCCTGCCCGCTGCTACCGGCATTCTTAATAAAGGTATTCCGCGCCCATAGAGTTTTCAGCTGTACTTTTTCATCATTAATACCTCTCCATTGGCTTACCTTGGCCGACAATTATATCACAGTTCCGAAAAGCAACTGATCGCCCATAAAGTTCGCCCTCTCAAATTCGAATACTTCTACAGACTGGCGAATTTTGCGCAAGATGCCACCCAAAGTCAAAGATGACAAGGCAGGTATCCTATTGCGATCTCCCAGAGAATAAATCATGACTCACAAGGGTATTCTTACAGACCTTTGGTATGAAGAACAAAAACAAGTCTTCAAAGGTTCAAAAGCACATTGCCACCGTCCAAAAACAGCAGGAGCAAGCTGGTAAAAGCAAGGGCGATGTGCGTTTCTCAGTCCTTCGGTTGAGGGCAAAAAAGTCATTTTGCTAACTGAAGATCGAATTTCAGAAAGCtaaggaaaaggagagagaaaaggcTGCTGAGGCCAAAGCGGCTGCTTtggcaaagaagaagatggaagcCGAGCTGTTCAGGCCTGCCCAGGTTCAGAAAGTGCCCTTTG
Protein-coding sequences here:
- a CDS encoding Mitochondrion organization and biogenesis-related protein, putative (Similar to TIGR gene model, INSD accession AAW46325.1) codes for the protein MRPLLLALRRLPTSAILGPPRTASADRYLAIHYFFTHHAVQPTTSPISRHIPRRLNSSSSKRCLDCPTDQPAPNPDNPTPPPPQGHAQDYAPFIQRLIRQSKAIAPNSPHRPSKEELLEAANGWWQRMRIRLKWFTIRGWRRFNTDDMSAFASWFLVGNSSTTFVSAIFALANSLSLQEYLARWLSDYMTYNTGVTVIFESAIVPKWGSSLITFKNVYVSCRPGEGPSCAPVEGGKKQVKAATAKPPSPVPFLSSAISPETYLAAPPAPPEDNYTMYDVNIDQLEVSLSFMRWLDGKGLVKDVRIKGLRGVVDRRSVWWDLSKPLDPADFRHATQKGDFEFESFHVEDALVTVYQPGLRPYNVSIFNMIVGPFRKRWLFYDLMSAEGITGQFDNCLFSLHMPQKLGKSVEKEGGTARFRIDGLPIEHVQYASGYTPPMSWLTSGKLDAVLDIKFPHHPDDQVDLQALFAEIGRNVATISHGVHPDDPGDKLKGAIESAENSLAGVIPGQHRLARPPLRAPKKGDYGKEEEERKVVVDIDLRFRDLKAAVPLYTTDLTVTNNALIRPIVAFINFFLSANKTLVPIHCQVDADLSNFEGSWTLFETGLMTSISDQIYEAMAFHVSSEAANSRRLRQVSVWGIQRSAEMLIDMLRGVVDPVGAQFATV